The following proteins come from a genomic window of Gemmatimonadales bacterium:
- a CDS encoding AtpZ/AtpI family protein: MAQDEERSPESRGFGAGYAIVSAGFQLALAILLFLWIGRLVDGWLHTGPVFMLVGLLVGLGAGMYAFLRRVLAEGGGSSRPKSGPAS; encoded by the coding sequence ATGGCTCAAGACGAAGAGAGAAGCCCGGAAAGCCGGGGGTTCGGCGCGGGCTACGCCATCGTCAGCGCCGGCTTTCAGCTCGCCCTGGCCATCCTCCTTTTCCTGTGGATCGGCCGCCTGGTGGATGGGTGGCTGCATACGGGACCGGTCTTCATGCTGGTCGGCCTGCTGGTGGGGCTCGGTGCGGGGATGTACGCCTTCCTGCGCCGGGTGCTGGCGGAGGGCGGGGGAAGCAGCCGGCCGAAGTCGGGGCCCGCGTCGTGA